The sequence below is a genomic window from Ovis canadensis isolate MfBH-ARS-UI-01 breed Bighorn chromosome 1, ARS-UI_OviCan_v2, whole genome shotgun sequence.
ccatagccttgactagacggacctttgttggcaaagtaatatctctgcttttgaatgtgctatctaggttggtcataactttccttccaggcaataagcgtcttttaatttcatggctgcagtcaccatctgtggagTTAGGTGACAGCAGACTTAGAGGGAATTATTAGGacagtggggaggggggtggaacTTAAATTTTGGGAAGAACAGAGAAAAGCACCCACAAACAGGTTTATTCACAGCCTATAATTCCCTCTAATTCTACCGTTTTACCTTAACATATACAGTATTGAAACAATATGCTTGGAGAAAGTTGCAGTAGAACCCTTTTATCCTTTTTATAAAATAAGCACGTTGTTAAACAAACATAAACCATCAAAAGctacttagattttaaaaattcacacccTCTTTTACTTactctccccacccctacccccccaacccccacccccgcctctaaATATGTACCTTTTTCAGTTAGTAATTAGGGCATGCAAGGACAAACTTAcaatttcccccccccccctttatcCTTGCGCCCCTAATCAGAACTAGGCTGCCCCCTTGCGGTCTCTTCAATGTCATAGCTTTAATCAGCCCACAGTCCCTGAGTCccgtccccttctcttcacaGTGCTCTCAATACTGCAaggggagttccctggttgcTTAGTGGTTAGTACTCCTAGCTTTCACTGCTGTTGcccgggttcagcccctggttggggaactgataTCCTGCAAGCCTCCCGGTGgtgcagcaaagaaaaaaaaaaaaactgcaagggGCAGTGAATAGTAAACTCCGGACTTTGCCACCCTCCTTTCTTCAAATCTTCTCCAGAGGACcaatgaagaaactaaagctgAACAAAGGCATAATCTAGGAAATCAGAGACCTACCCGCCTCCCCATTCCTTGTGCTAAGTAAAATAGAATTAAGGGTACAAGGCCTGAGGAACCCGGGTAGAAGTCAGGAACAACCCGGCTGGGCTTTGACCTCTAGATTGATGGCGGGCTGGCATCCGAGCTGGTAACGTGTGTGGCGGGTTATGTAAGGAAAGGGCTGGAGGAGCCGCCCCAGTGGGAGCCGGGGAGAGGACGCGGTGTTCTCGGCAGAAGTCCCCACCCTCCTCACCCAACAGGGCAGGAGGCACCCAACTTGTAGgataaggaggaggaggggagagtgaAACAGAGACCGGGGAGTCACGAGGGCTGGGCCACGGAGAGCGGAGGGGGGGAGGAGGCGGATACACAGTGGCACACGTCCATGTTCTCACACACGTTGCAGACGCAAGTCGCTGACGGGTTCCACGTGCTGCACTTGTGAGCGGAGGCGCTGAAAGAGGGGGGACAGGGGTCGGTTACCAAGGAAGAACCAAGAGTCCCACACGGCAAGGCTCACACCTCAGATCACACTACTAGTCTGCACACTCCAGCCGCGCGGCTTCAGCACACCACCATCCTATTTAAGGCCACGGGCTCCGCcctttttctcccctcccttcttttccactttttccaTCCTCCTCCTTTCCTCATCACCGGGTCCTCCTTGCTAGCCGCATGTAGGGGCGGAGCACAGAATACTTACCATCCAACCAATCGTCCCCCCACAGCCGCTTTATTGGCCGAACCCCTGTATGCTGTAGCAAATGGGATGTGAACTTCAATAACGAGAGTCACGTGTCACCGGGCACACAACCAATGAGGGTGCGAGGTCTGTGTAAGCAGGGGGAAGGCACGTGCGGAGCTGCACGTGTCCCGGAGGGGGAAGGGGCGGGacccagtgggagggagccggaGGTGGGTAGCCGAGACTCGAGAGTCTGGGTAGGAGCTGCAGACAGCCTGAACTGAACCGACTGACACAGGTGAGGAGACTCTGACGCCGGGGAGCGATCCGCGCGGGAGGATCAGACCCGGTGGGAGTATCAGACCCGGTGGGAGTGGGCCTAGGGACTCGTTGCAGATATTGGTATAGCAAGAATTCGCATCACGTGGCAGGTGCGACTGGAAGTGGTCCGGCGCAGGGATGGCGATCAGAAAGGTTGGGAAGAGGCGGGAGTTTCCTACAGGGTCCCTAGGTGGGTTCAAGTGCAGCAGATTTCTGGCTTGCTGGTGGAGTGAGCTCAGGTAGAGAGGCTCGCTACGGGGTCAGGATGAGACCAGAAAGGCGAACCGGAGAAAGGGGTCATATCATGTCATTTACTCTGAACTGAGGGAAGAAAGAACAGTCTGTGTCAGGCTAAGAGCTGCTCCGCAGAGGGCACAAAGGCAATCCAGGTTCTTGGTGGAGGCGGGGAAGGTGGGGAAGATGACTTTTTCTGTTGTGCCCGAGACAAGATTAATattgggaagggagagaagagatgTTATTACCGTATACAGTACACCCTAGTCTCTCAGTCCGTTTCCCAGTCGTCAGATGCTGGTTTCAGACTCCCTCGCTTTGCTCTTCGGTTGCAGGTCCCGGTCTTTGGGTACTCCGGGAGCTGCTCTCCAGACCCTGCTTCTGAACCTATGGATTCTCCATCTAGCGTTTCTTCCTATTCTTCCTACTCTCTTTCGTCCTCTTTTTCCACCTCCCCAGTGAACAGTGACTTTGGCTCCCCCTCCGATAGTGAGGGGGAGGACAAGTGGGCTCATGGCCCCAAGCCAGACACTGTTGGGCAGAAGGAAGGTTCTCGGCCCAGCCCTGGTCCTATCCGCTGCAGGCAACGACCCAAGGTTTCCAGTAACCAACATATAGCATCTCACTTGGAACAGCGGGGCTTGGCTTCTTCTATGTCAGGATCTGGGGTCAAAAGATCAAGAGATGGTGAATTGGAGACCTGTATAAACATCCAGGGTTGTACCTCAGAAGGAGACCTGCTCTTCGCTCAGAAGGTAAGAGAAAGCTGGGAAAAGGAGACGGGACCAGAGTGGCTTAGTATTCATTTGGTTGAAAGGACCCCGAAAGGAGAATGGATAAGGACCCCCCAGGTCGGATGGAAAAATAAGTACTGGTGTGGGCAATTCTTGGTCTTCTCATACCATTTGTCCTGTTTCCCTACAGTGTAAAGAGCTCCAAGGATTCATACCCCCTCTCACAGACCTACTGAAGGGGCTGAAGATGGGTCGATTTGAGAGAGGTAGTTATCTGATTAGTTGCATTCATTTGAGCTAGGTTCAGATCTGTCTCTGTCTCCACATGCGTTTTAAATGTGTGTTTCTCTTAAGTCTTTGGGGCCTAGATGATTCCTGTTTTCTCCTGTGACAATTTCCTTAGGTGAATCGATTTTAACTcccttctgtctttcctttcGCTTACTAAATCCTTGAATCTCAATCCTTGATCTCATCTTCTCTCTCCTAACCCCAGGATTGAGCACTTTCCAGCAGAGCGTGGCAATGGACAGGATCCAGCGTATCTTAGGAGTTTTGAAGAAGCCACAGATGGGGTAAGtcctctttgcttcttttctcttctcataAAGTGGTATTTCCAATCCTGTTCTGTGGCTTTTTTTACACctaatggccttttttttttttttactttccttcaCAGAGAGCGTTATCTAGGAACTCTGTTACAGGTGGAAGGAATGTTAAAGACTTGGTTTCCTCATATAGCTGCCCAGAAGTCATCATTGGGTAGTAGCAGGCACCAGCTGACCAAGGTGAGAAGTTATTTGAGGAAAAGGTGGGGAAATAACCAAAGAAATGAAGTGTACATACAGAAAGGGGCTCCCTCTCCCATTTTCTTCTGGgtcttttcatcttttcagtAAGTTTCTTTTCAAGGAAGAGAGTGCCTGTATTCCTTCATAGTCTGATTTCTAGATGTTTTTTGGTTCCATTTTGTTTGGGTCATTTCTAAGAACTCTATGGAGTTTAACCCATACCGCATCTTGCAGCTTATCTGCTTTCTGTATAGATACAGAAGACTTTTTACCTGGCCAAATGAATCATGCAGGGAGATTCCACAGCTTGTCTATGAaaatcttttctcctctgctgcccctaaaccgcttttcctctctttttaattCCTACCCAAGGATCCTTGTATCCCTCTGGAAACATGGGTTTTGAGGAATGGTCGCAGTTCTTAAGGAACTCAACATAGAAAATTAGAACTTAAAGATATTGGGAAATGATGATTCCAATTAAAAACGTCAGAAAGACGTTCTAAAATGAATTTGTTTATAAAGAGTGAAAATTTGTGAGactgttagttttattttgtatatgtctgaattgttgtttagttgctaagtcgtgtctggacTGTAGCtggacaagctcctctgtccatgggtttgccaggcaagaatactagagttggttgccatttccttttccagggcatcttcccaacccagagatcaaacctgcatctcctgcattggcaggcagattctctaccactgagccaccaggttaagCCCTTATATGTCTGAATAGCCAGTGCTATATAGGGTGTGGAATATATAGTAGGCCTTCAAGAATTTGGTTACTAAAACTTTTACTTATTCATGGCCTGGCAGGAAATTATCTATTGCATAAAGCAAGGTATGTTAGCATTACAGAGTTCCCAAGGAAAACCAAGATCTAAGCAGCCAGGTGGAATTAATTTGAAAGCTTTCTCAcgtaaattttttctcttttcttccccctccctAGTATTTTCCAAGCCACCACAGTTATCCAGCTGCTTCCTCTCCTGCACCTTCCATGGAAAAGATGGACCAGTCACAGCTAGGACAGCTAGTATTAAAACCAAAGCAGTCTTGGCACCTCACCGAATGGCCAGCTATGAACCTCACTTGGATCCACACTACTCCAATTTGCAATCCCCCTCTCAGTTCCCCAGGTACCATCTCCTTTAGCCATGGTCCTTTAGGCACTGGAACCAGCATTGGTGTCATTCTTTTCCTCCAGCATGGAGTACAGCCCTTGACTTACTCAGCCCCAATCACTCCAGTTCCATCTACAACAGCATCTCCTGTCATCCCTGGTAATCATCAGAAACTATCTGTAGAGGGGTCTCATGATCACAATTTGCTAGTAACTCTGCCATCAAACTGTAGCTgtgccccttcccctcctggtCTACCCACCTTGACCAGAGAGATGACCACAGGACACCTGGAACA
It includes:
- the CIART gene encoding circadian-associated transcriptional repressor isoform X2, which codes for MSGSGVKRSRDGELETCINIQGCTSEGDLLFAQKCKELQGFIPPLTDLLKGLKMGRFERGLSTFQQSVAMDRIQRILGVLKKPQMGERYLGTLLQVEGMLKTWFPHIAAQKSSLGSSRHQLTKYFPSHHSYPAASSPAPSMEKMDQSQLGQLVLKPKQSWHLTEWPAMNLTWIHTTPICNPPLSSPGTISFSHGPLGTGTSIGVILFLQHGVQPLTYSAPITPVPSTTASPVIPGNHQKLSVEGSHDHNLLVTLPSNCSCAPSPPGLPTLTREMTTGHLEQMRGHPPVAPAVHPLDP
- the CIART gene encoding circadian-associated transcriptional repressor isoform X1 encodes the protein MDSPSSVSSYSSYSLSSSFSTSPVNSDFGSPSDSEGEDKWAHGPKPDTVGQKEGSRPSPGPIRCRQRPKVSSNQHIASHLEQRGLASSMSGSGVKRSRDGELETCINIQGCTSEGDLLFAQKCKELQGFIPPLTDLLKGLKMGRFERGLSTFQQSVAMDRIQRILGVLKKPQMGERYLGTLLQVEGMLKTWFPHIAAQKSSLGSSRHQLTKYFPSHHSYPAASSPAPSMEKMDQSQLGQLVLKPKQSWHLTEWPAMNLTWIHTTPICNPPLSSPGTISFSHGPLGTGTSIGVILFLQHGVQPLTYSAPITPVPSTTASPVIPGNHQKLSVEGSHDHNLLVTLPSNCSCAPSPPGLPTLTREMTTGHLEQMRGHPPVAPAVHPLDP